Within the Hevea brasiliensis isolate MT/VB/25A 57/8 chromosome 2, ASM3005281v1, whole genome shotgun sequence genome, the region tatgagtttttggttaatgTAATAGGTCaattttaaaggaaaaaaaaaaatgttgtttcGTGATGATGACTGTAACCATGTGCCCATTTGCACTTTTAAATAATGTGGTCCAtttgatatttattttataatatacataaattaaaaatttaaatcaagcacaataatttaattgatttttttttattttaaaaggaCTATCTTTCGTGGTATAATCTATCAAttgtaattgaatttttatgcctttattaaataaagaaaatttaaatttaatttgtgggtcaattttatttaaattttgataatttatgGTTATTTTAAGGGtttttttataagaaatttatttattatctaaaaataaaatatatttcataCCTCAATTATTTATGGCAAActctaaatatttaaattttaagaaggaAAATTCACAAAGGAGACAGTTATTCAaagatttaattaagaaattattaatatgaaataattaaaaaactataaataaatcaagtataaatgatttaaataaaaaatagaaaaatacaattatttataaataaaacagAAAAAAACGGGTAAATAGAAAAAGAGCTATCAATTTACAAATGTGCCACTATTGTTTTTctcaatttatttataataactaTTTGTTGGCTTGTGGCTACTGATTTTCATGTCGTATGATTAGGGCTGAGCATTCGTTTTAAATCAAATCGAATTGAACTAAatcatcaaaattaaattaactgaattatcatattttaaaaaCTGAATTGAACcgaaatgaataaaaaattaaattaaatcaaactgcTCTATTTTGATTTGATTCTGTTAGAACCGATCAGTTTTGAGTTTTGATGGATTTTttaaatttagacttgattttttgATTATTTGGTATGATTTTGAccttgatttgaacctaataactattaatcaataaaattaatatatatataattatatattattcataaattttttataaaaataaattaatttaaaaattaataaagtaatttgattcggttcgattcaatcgaTTTTTTCTTCAAAATTGGATCAAatcgaaataactgaaatttttaatctctaaaactgaattgaatcaaattatcttaaaaatcaaatcaaattactgaattaTGATAGTACaatttgatttatttagtttaaacTGAATACAGCTCACACTTGCTATGACGTGGCACTTATAAATGGGCACTTAGCTTTGTGTTGGAATAGTGGGCGTTTTTGTCAAGTTTTTCTCACCATCTCAAAAAATTTCCCAAACTCTTGTCgtttttctccctctctctcgGCCATTCCTTTTTTCAAATGGGCATGGAGATTGCCATTTTCAattccattgattttttttaatcaaagatAACTAAGAACAAGCCATTAGGACGGTAAAAGAAGCTGAAACAAAGAGCAATTGCCTTAAAGGATTGAAAATGAAAGATGAGTTCCTCTCAACTACAAAAAGGATATTGTGTCAAAAAAACCTAGTAAGGACTTGATATTAGAGATGATACCCTGAGTTGATATTGAAATTGTCTCACCTTGAAGAGCTTTAATGACTACATGCATGTTCGATGATAGCTTTCCTAAACCCTTTAGCTTTAGCTACCAATAATGCTTCCATGCACGTAAGACTTTCAAGAATCAGATGATCAACTATAGCTTTGTAAATCTCGCAAGACCTGCCACAAGGTGTAGTTTTGGTGATTCGTGGCTATGGCTGCAATTGCAACTTCGTTTCTTTTCTAAATTTCATTCCTTCAttttcaaaactaaaattttataaaaaattcaatttcattgattttttttttatcaattctcatgttgaaaataaaaaaattcacttAACAAAAAAATCAAACATGAttgtataaaaatttaattgaatttttttaacaaataatttattaCAAGGAAGCCAATATATCaactttttaaataaaaataaaattatttttacaaGAGAAATAGGATTATGATTTAACTAAAAATCAAAAGTTGAATCAATTTGATTTGTTTATAAAACCTTACTTTTATAAAATTACTATAAATTCACACAAACTAATTGGATAACCGACActacaaaaaaaaaagattttaataacacttttttaacattattttataaataatattaaaataataaatatatcaagtaatGTATTTTGGCATCaagataatatataatataataaataatatatacaatatcTTATATGATAGTAATGTAAATTAGTATAAAAATATTGTTAAACTTTAGAATATAGGATTTATAGACATTACTATATGTTTGCTGATAATTTTTATtaacaatattttttaaatttttaacagcAGATAAGACATGCTGTTAAAGTCTAAACTTATTATAGTGCGATGAAttaataaatttgtttaaatttaaattagaCTATCGAgccatataattaaataaaattaatgtaaTTACGACTTAGAAACTCGAACTTAATTAGGCAGTGAATTTTGAATGTAGTTACCATTTGGATTATACCAAGATCATATATACTTTTTCcacaatatatatgtatataaatataaaacTATACCATGCATATCTGATCTGAGATGCAGAGAATTTAGTGTTTGTGGAAAGTCTCtcttatttcttcttcttcatcttcctttgttgaaattattgaaaaattattcaCTGTTGTTGCAAAATGTAAAATTGCTCTTGTTGCTTTGTGTTTCCTGTATGTATGGAATGATTTGATAAATCATGATTGAAAATAATCTTGATTTGATTCTACTGGTAATTGCTACTAGTAATTGTTTGGTAATAGATCAAACCGATAAATCGAATCAAATTTTTTTGATTCAGTTTGAGTCGATTTTCTCTATATTTGGGTTTGGTTCTTAAAAATTCTGCAGGTGAGGCACCAGTTTGTATCTCAAGGGTTCACTTATTTTAGACCATATATAATTGTGTCCTATATTGGTTTGTGATAAGGTGTTTGTGTTATGTAAAATTTGAGCAAATCACTTCCCTTAAACTAGCATTTGGGGTGTAGTTATTAGAATCTACCTACTTCAATGTTAGGCTACCTACAGATATATAAATTTCAGGCTTTAAATGTTCATGCTTGCGCATTTAGACGAACCTCCTTCCAGCATTATTTAAGATAGttggtttatctcaaaatttACCTTTACAATATTCACACTAAAATTGAACCCAAGTATCGAATGAAAATCACCGAATTACAGTATTTATCCGATTGCTCGATCAGGGTGAGCTTTGTTCACTTAACCATTGATCTTGCACCGAAACAGGTGAATTGTCCTTTGCTATTTCCATTGACTCCACGCTACTGCCCTCTGTTAACAAAACTCTGCTATTTTCCACTTGAGCTTTCTTAATATCAGTGAAGCTGAGAGGCTTCTCGCTGATATTCGATGAAGAAGAGCAGGAGGTATCAGCTGATGAAGCTGTGTAATTTATTTCCTCTGAAGGTGCCCATCTACTTAGCTTTATTTGCTCTAGTTCAGCTGCAACTTCCATCATTGAAGGTCTCATGTCTCTGTGAAATGCTAGGCATCTAAATGCTAGTTCTGCCACTTTGTGTACAGAAGAAAGGGTCCAAGCATCAGTGTGGATATCAAGAAATGGATCTATAATATCATTTAATCTTCCATTTCCAATCCTATCTGTGGCAAGAGCAGCCAAATTCACTTCATTCTGGGGCCTGGAAAAGTCTACCACTTTCAGTGCTGTAATGATCTCTAGAAGAACAACCCCAAAGCTATAAACATCACTTTTATCTGAAAGATGGAAGTTCTGATGGTATTGAGGATCCAAGTACCCTGGAGTTCCCTGTGGGGCTGTTGAGATATGGGAAATTTCAGTCATACCAAGTCTAGAAAGACCAAAATCTGCAACTTTGGACCTGAAGTTGTAGTCTAAAAGTATATTGCTGGACTTTATATCTCTGTGGTATATTGGGGGGTGGATAGCAGAATGGAGATGAGCTATAGCTTGAGCAGTTTCAGCAGCAATAGTGAGGCGAACAGGCCAGGCAAGTCCATCGCCTCTTTCTCTTTGTAAATGCTGGCACAATGTTCCGTTGGGCATGAATTCATAAACAAGAATTTGTTCATCATTTTCTATAGAGCAACCTAAGAGTCGAACTAAATTGGGGTGATTCACCGATGAAATGAGCTTGATTTCATTCATGACTTGGTCAGTGCTGTCAATATCCCTATGTTTGATCCTTTTAATGGCAACCCACAAATCATTATGTAGTTTACCAGCATAAACTGTTCCATAGGCCCCTGTTCCAAGCCTTTGTTTCTCTGAAAAACTATTAGTGGCTTTCTCAATTTCCTTGTAGGGATAGATGGGAATGTTGATATCTGTCGCTTCAGCCAGGCGGAGCTTTGTGAAGCCTTTGGGTTTTGAAGTGGACCGTCTTCGAATAAAACAGCACAGGAGACCCAGAATGACCATTGAAGCTACTCCAGCAACAATTCCTGAGAAAAGATACTAACGTCTAGATTTAGGATTGAAATATTCATGTtaagttaaattaaattcttCTTCTCTGTACAATTTACTATTAGACAATTGGCTTGCCTACTAGAAtacatataaatttttatttattttacgtTTGGCAATAGCAAGAAATATACCTCCAACTAAAACTCCAATTCTTGTCGCTCCTCCGCATTCGCCAGATAAATATTTTGCTAGATTGCAAGAGGCTGTTcacaaagaaaaggaaaaagtgaGAGATTTTGCAGAATTTTATCAAAGTCATGTAGCTAGGCAGATATACAATATGGGTAAATTCTTGTCTAAACTTGATTCACCGTGGactcaaaatataattatatggaaTTCATGCATTTAATAGTTGAGCCTCGTTATGCATTTTATATCTTACATTCACATTAAATTGGGtctacacaataaaaattcatataatataattttaaaaacgaCTTTAATACTATATATATTACTTTTAATAAACTACTACTATTAGTTTGCACTACcttcatttttttaaaattttatttaaaaattgattTCAAATTAATTAAGTATCAATTTAAAGAAAAATCTATTAAATTCGTTTTATAAATTCTCTTGCAAATATActcattaaataaaattttatatatttaataataaatttattatatatttaataatattaaaataaatttcaattaatatatttaataatattataaaaattaaacccTTACCGATTTTAAGTTTGATtctctcttgatcatttgatggatATCAGAATTAGTTTTGACAAAACCCAGAAAGTAGTAGCTAGGTTTCTTTATGATTTATGCTTAATCAACTATTCCACCAAACACATTATACTAATTATTTTCAAGTTTGACCTTCCTCACTCAAATCTTGAAATTCATGTTGCTCTTCACCCCATTTCTATGCCTTAGCCATGAGCTGCTCCTTTGTCagcatatgatttttttttttccctatgtctataaataattattaatttttttatttaaaaggaagaaaataaatattGGAATATTAATATATATGCAGCAGCCACGATGAGTCACTTCAACAAGTCTAATTTTATTCTCAAATGCAATCTCATGTAGTTGGACCTGTAGATTCTACATACAAGTGGCTATATTTTATAATAACTCAAGGCCTAGGGCCCCCAAGAAGCGTGCTAGATTAGGGTACCTAGCACCCTGCATTGTTATCATTTCTCATTCCTTTTTtctaattaggaaaaaaaaattaaataataataataataataataataaataattatgaattaGAATTTGGTCTATTTGATTAGCTTGACTTCCATTCAATGATTAATCGGTTGCGTCCGTAACTTTGATTTAATGATTAAAACTATATTACTCGtttaatagaattaaatttaaatatttacctCTCTAATTTTCCTATCTGCCGCTTAGAGTGAGTGATTATGATGAGATGTTGATGTGCTATTAATCTCAAGTAATTCTTAGAGTTGGAGCATATTAACAGCTTAAACTTGATTATGTTGAGAACTACAAATAGAATTAGCTAACCTTTCCGGCAGCCGGCACCGGCTGCATATCCATCACCGATGAATCCATCTTTGCACTGACACCGATATCCTGGTCCAGCAGGACTTACAAATCCATTACAAGTGGAATGGTCGGAACAATGGCAATTCCCTGGAAGCCACCATCCAAGGTCCATCACCTGAACATCCAACGACGTAACACCGGAAGTGATAGAGTAGTTGGATGATATCGATGACAAAAGAGACCGGCACTGGCTAAGCTGACTACTTTTGTAAAAGAAACCATCCTTAGTTAGATTGAAAAGGCAATTTAAGCTGCTGTTTTTTGAGCAATTAACAGACTGGAAATGGGTCTCCACGCTGATGGCAGGTATACTGCATGGGAGGACGTCCCTGGAGGAGCAGTTATTCAATAGAATTGCGTTAGTTGATGTGGGTGCGAAGTTGCTGGTAAATAGATTTTGGAAGGATTGGACTGAACGGTTGCATTGGGGTTGAACGTTGATTCTTATTTTATCTTGGGTTATATATTGGACGAGAAACTCATTATTGACAAGGATTTCACCATTTCTGCtgcaatttaattgaattttgcagCCAGAGGAGAATCCAAAAGGGTAAGGAAGATGTTTGGAACCACAAGTATAGTTGCACCAGATGGAAGCATGAGCTGCAGTTATTGAAAGAATGAAGATTGAAGAGAAGACAAAGATCATATTTTCAGGTTTTGGCCTCGAAGTGAACCAACAGGAATTGATCAGATATAAGGAAAATAAGTGGATGGGTTGAGAGTAATGAAAAGGAAAGAGAGATCAACTGTAACACTACATATGATTCTGCGTTCACGATAAATCGAACTGAAGATTGAAATTCTTGCTTGGAAGACTGAAATTTTGTGCTGACTCGAAAGAATTAAGAACTAAAACATGAAAAGATGAGGTAgtggcaagaagggaaagtgattTATTTGTCGAGAGTGTTCGCAATATGATGCAAGTTTTGATATTGATTGACATGAATTCACAACTAATATGAGAAATAAACCAACGAATCTACTTATGTGGAGAGATGGCGAGAGAAAGAGTTTCTTCTTTTCACACTCCTTTTGTCGTCTATTTCATACTTCTGTTGATGAAATAGACGGCCTTTCTATATGACCAAAAATGTCCCATATCATCCTTTCCCCCCTTCTAGCTATGGTGATGAACTTTTCCAATTTAATCAGATTGGCCATTCAAGTCCAAAATTAGTAGATTTGTTAATTCGAATATAAGCATAATAAATTTATAGCATTCCTAAACTAAATAGGAATATAATACCTAAATCCTAAACTAATAAGGAATAAAACTCCTAGAAAGTAAAGGAAACAAATCCCATAATAGCTAAAATACTAAAATTAAGTAGGAAATAAAATAAGTCAATCTGAGTAAATAGATCTCAATGTCAACACAGACAAATCGTGTTGTGAGGGAGCTTTACACATAGGGATGGTAACGGGTAGGACACCTGCGAAAATTAGCCTACCCGAATCCGGATGGCAACGGACAGGGTACCCTAAAAAATTACCCTACCCGAACccgattaatattatcaaaatccGAATCCGTCTCAAacctgattaaaatttattctcagctacccgaatctatttaattttatatattttaattaatatttttcataaaaaattattttgattaataatttatattttaagaatttaataatttcataaattttaattttcattttatataaaataaaatatataaaaatttataaatattattataaaaaatatattttatatttaattaagtatttatataaacgggTTTGGGTAACGGATACCCAATATGTAAAATCCGAAACTGACTCGAACCCATCACGAGTATTATTTTTCAAACCTGAACCCGTCCTAAACTCGATTATATAAAACTCAAACCTGTTCTATTAGGGTTTGATCAGATCGGTTTCCCACAAAAACTTGACCCATTGCCATCCCTATTTGCACAGTCAGGCCGTGCAATATTCTAGACTAGAATAAATAAAACATAGTAAGGAACACGGCCTTAGAACACGGCCGTGTGCTGTCCCATGTGACTTACTATCACTCTTGAGATATCTGCATCATATTCTCTCATACCAATCATTTTTCCAAAAATCCTAATTGATGCTATTCTCCTCTTGGCCGAGTGATGGATACTGGGTAATGCTTACAAGAAGAGAGAACACCAAGTGGGTTAGATGACCACTACTCTGATGCTTAAGTCAGTAACGTGAACTGAACAATAAGATAAATGAGATAAACTTGGTTAGCATGCAT harbors:
- the LOC110657575 gene encoding wall-associated receptor kinase-like 14, encoding MIFVFSSIFILSITAAHASIWCNYTCGSKHLPYPFGFSSGCKIQLNCSRNGEILVNNEFLVQYITQDKIRINVQPQCNRSVQSFQNLFTSNFAPTSTNAILLNNCSSRDVLPCSIPAISVETHFQSVNCSKNSSLNCLFNLTKDGFFYKSSQLSQCRSLLSSISSNYSITSGVTSLDVQVMDLGWWLPGNCHCSDHSTCNGFVSPAGPGYRCQCKDGFIGDGYAAGAGCRKASCNLAKYLSGECGGATRIGVLVGGIVAGVASMVILGLLCCFIRRRSTSKPKGFTKLRLAEATDINIPIYPYKEIEKATNSFSEKQRLGTGAYGTVYAGKLHNDLWVAIKRIKHRDIDSTDQVMNEIKLISSVNHPNLVRLLGCSIENDEQILVYEFMPNGTLCQHLQRERGDGLAWPVRLTIAAETAQAIAHLHSAIHPPIYHRDIKSSNILLDYNFRSKVADFGLSRLGMTEISHISTAPQGTPGYLDPQYHQNFHLSDKSDVYSFGVVLLEIITALKVVDFSRPQNEVNLAALATDRIGNGRLNDIIDPFLDIHTDAWTLSSVHKVAELAFRCLAFHRDMRPSMMEVAAELEQIKLSRWAPSEEINYTASSADTSCSSSSNISEKPLSFTDIKKAQVENSRVLLTEGSSVESMEIAKDNSPVSVQDQWLSEQSSP